Proteins co-encoded in one Leptospiraceae bacterium genomic window:
- the tnpA gene encoding IS200/IS605 family transposase, whose product MAQSLVKNYIHIIFSTKYREPLILESVEEELFSYIGGICKEYECQPIKIGGYLDHVHILCFLSRKIALMKLVEEIKAHSSKWMKSKDPKLKNFYWQNGYAAFSVNPRGVDRVSKYIENQKFHHKKFEFKEELIHYFEQYEIEYDEKYVWD is encoded by the coding sequence ATGGCACAGTCATTAGTTAAAAATTATATTCATATTATTTTCAGCACTAAGTATAGAGAGCCTTTGATTCTTGAATCTGTTGAAGAAGAACTTTTCAGTTATATAGGTGGAATTTGTAAAGAATATGAATGTCAGCCCATTAAAATTGGAGGATATCTAGATCATGTGCATATTCTTTGTTTTCTATCCAGAAAAATTGCATTGATGAAATTAGTGGAAGAAATTAAAGCTCATTCCTCTAAATGGATGAAATCAAAAGATCCAAAGCTAAAAAACTTCTATTGGCAAAATGGATATGCGGCTTTCTCTGTTAACCCCCGCGGAGTAGATAGAGTTAGTAAATACATCGAGAACCAAAAATTTCATCATAAAAAATTCGAATTTAAAGAAGAATTGATTCATTACTTTGAACAATACGAAATCGAATACGATGAAAAATACGTGTGGGATTGA